CTGGCAAACGCGGATAGCGGGGAAAGCGGCCGTCGCTCTCGGAACGCAGACAGCGGTAAAAAACCGAACCACGCTGCGTGCGGATGCGGTGGCAGTGCTGGCAGGAGTTGCACAAACCCGCGTCGATACCTGACTCGCTCATAACCAAGGTTCAGGAGCTGAAACTCTCCCGGGTCGCAGCCGCGCGAAGTTCGATCATGGTGATTTCTCTTGGCGTCCACAAGCGAATGCGCTGGCCGGTGACCCCGAGGCCGCAGTTTACGTAAAGCAGCGAATCGCCCCGGCGGAACAGGCCGCGATCGAAGCGGGTGATCAGTTGCGCCAAACTCATCCGCCGGCCGCTAAACCACGGTAGGGCAATTTGCCCTCCGTGGGTATGGCCGCTCAGCACCAGGTCGATCCCTAGGGCGGCCGCCTGGGGAAAGACGTCGGGCCGATGGCACAACAGGAGTTTGGGGTCCTCTTCCGGCAATGCTCGGCACAAAGTTTCGAGTTGGGGCACGTGGGGGACGCCTCGTGCCCAATCGAGGCCGCGGTCGTCCAAGCCGATGACATGCAGGCGACCACCGGCGAGGTGGAGTGGAAACACTTCGTCGCGCAGTACGGTGAAGTCCGTATGGCGTCGCAACGCCGTAGCAACGCGTTCAGCGCCGGCGTAGTGGTCGTGATTGCCGAGAATCGCCACCACTCCATAACGAGCCCGCAACGAGGCGAGGACGGGAAAGTACTTGTCAAGATCGGAGCGCGCATTGTCGGCGATATCTCCGGTGATGCAAATGAGGTCCGGCTCGAGGGCGTTGACCCGCGCAACGAAGCCTTGCAGTTCGTCCACGCGCATGTTCGTGCCCACATGAATGTCGCTCAGTTGCACCAGGCGAAGGGGCGGTGTGGTTGCGGGCCAGCGCGCGCAGGGAACACTGATTCGTGCCACTTGCAGGCGCCGTTGGCCGAGCGTGTAGCCGTAGCCAAACAAACCAACGATCCCCATGAGGCCAAGCCACCCCGTTGCTCGTTCGTCCAGCGGGCCAGCACGCAGGGGCCGCTTGGTGGTACCCATGCCGCGCGCTTCGCTGGTCAGCATTGCATGGAGGAAGTTACCACCTTGCCAGATCAAGTGGTTCAACACGAGAAAGCCGGCGACAAAGAGACAAGTGAAGGCAGCGGCGTGGTAGAGTTGCGGAAGGCGGTCCATCAACTGCCGTTGCGTGTTACGGCGGCGCCGCACCAGCCAGAAGTTAAACCCACCCAGCAGGGTCGCCACAGCAAAGAAGTGCAGGCCGGAGAGCGGTGTCCACTGTCGGGCGATCCACCAGACCACACCTGCCTGCGCCACGCTAACCCAAAAGAGCAGGAAGAGGAAAAAGTGATGGAAGAACCACGCCTCTGCCCGTGCCCACAGCGGACTACTGATTTCGAACCGCATGGCGCCAGCTCTTAGCGGGAAGGCCTGCTCGCTGCATGTCAGCGTTCACGAGCGGGCAGGAATGGAGGCATGTCCGTGCTCGGGCGCATCGACCAGCGGGGCGGCCGTTTCTCGAGAAATGCTTTGACCCCTTCGCGAGCATCGGGCTGTGCCCCGCACCAAGTGAAGGTTTGCTGCTCGCGTTGCTCGGCCCGCTGCCAATCGGTTTCGGTAAGCTGCTGCCAAAGCAAGCGCTTGGTTACTGCCACGGCGACCGGTGCCGTGTTTTGGGCGATGTCGCGCGCCAGCGCTTGAGCTGCGGGGAGAAGCTCGTGATCGGGAAGCACGCGACTCACGATTCCGTACTCTAGAGCTTCTGCTGCGGAGAGCATGCGTCCGCTCAGCAGGAGCTCGCTGGCGCGGCTCAAGCCCACAAGGCGCGGGAGCAGCCAAGTGCTCAGCGCTTCCGGGCAAAGGCCGCGGCGCACGAAGATAAACCCGATCCGTGCAGTCTCCGCAGCGAGCCGGATGTCCCATTGCAACGTAATCGTGATCCCGGCTCCTACAGCCGTGCCGTTGATCGCTGCAATGATCGGCTTGGTCATCTCCCACGGCCGCACGGCCGCCGCTCGCTCCGCAGCCAGGTTTGTGAGGTAATCCGGGTCGTCGCTGCGGTCGAAGGCGCGTTCGCCGCTTCCAACGTCAGCTCCCGCGCAAAATGCCCGGCCAGCACCGGTAACCACAATCGCACGCACGCGGTCGTCAGCATCCAAAGTGGCAAAGGCGTGCGTTAGCTCGCGCCGCATTTGCGGGGTATACGCGTTCAGTCGCTCGGGGCGGTTGAGCGTGATGGTGGCAACCGCGTCCTCGATGGAAAGGAGAATTTGCTCGTACGTCACGCGCGCTTCGTTTTGCGACTCGGCTTCGCGGCAAACACGGCCTCAGCCGCTGCCTTGAACTCGAGCACCGATTGCCGCAGTGCCGTTTGTTCCAGCATGCGTTTCAAGGATCCCGGCACCCAAAAACCTACGGAGATTGCCTGCCGGCAGGTTGCTTGCGTTTTCGCTTTGGAAATCGGATCGAGGTCGTAATGACCAACGATGGATTCGATATCGCCGTCGACCGAATGCCAGTCGAGCCGGGTGGGTGGTTTGTAGGTGTACTCCAGCACATAGCGAATGCGTTTGAACATCATGTCCATGCCAAATTCCACGATTTTTCCGAGCCCGTTGTCGTAGCGCTCGACGACAGTGGCGCTGTTGATCCCGGAAAACCATTGCGGATAGCGTTCGAAAGAAGTGATGACCTCGAAGCAGACGTCGACAGGCGCATCGATCGTGGTGGAAAATTCCTGCTCGCCCTTCACGCTCATGGTCGGCGCATCATGCCAAACGATGGACGCAAAGGCAAAAGCTTTTCCGCGTCACCACGATCCCAGTGCTCGTACCCATGGATCATTTGCTTCCGGAGCAGTGGGTGTGGCCGCGGGTAGCGCGACGGCGGAAGATACTTTGGCAGTCAGGTTCCGGAGGAAAGCAACCGTGCGGGTACGCCGGTGAAGGATGATCAGATCGACCTTCCCATCTTCATCAAAATCGCCCGGCACCGCGGCCGTTGGCTGCCGTCCGGTGGGGAATTTTTCGGGTAGGCTCAATCCGCTTTCTTTAGAACCGCGCAAAATGGCCACTTTGTCCTCGTGTTCTTCCACGCGCACGACGTCCGGTGTGCCGTTGCCGTCAAAGTCGGCGCTGATTACGGGGCGCACGCGGTTGCTGAAGGTGTCCTCCACCGGATCCTTGAGCCCCTTGCCGTTTCCTCTGAGGATCGAGACCCGTTCGCTCCGCGAGTTACCGACCACCAAATCGAGGGTGCCGGTGCCACCGAGGTCGCCTGCAAGGAGGAAGTCAGGTTTGGGTAGCACCGCGTAGTTGGTGGTGCGCGGGAAGCGCCCCGTGCCGTCGCTAAAAAGCAGCGACACGCTGTTGGAGAGCGTGTTGGCGACCGCAATGTCGTCATGACCGTCGCCATCGAAGTCAGCCACCGCTAGCGCAGCAGGGCCGAGGCCGGTTGCTAAAAAAAGCGGCGCCACCAACTCTCCGCGTGCAGTGCCAGCGAGGACCGCGACATCGTCCGAGCCAAAGTTGGCAACGACCAAGTCAGCAGCTCCATCGGAGTTGAAATCGCCAAGCGCCAAGGAACGAGGATCGGTGCCAACTGGCATAGAGGTTTGCAGGCGGAAACTTCCGTGGCCGTCGCCGAGGCTCAGGGTAACGAGGGCGGCGTCACGGTGGGCGATCGCAAGGTCAAGGTGGCCGTCACCATTGGCATCGTAGGCCATGGCGGCGAATGGGTCGGGGCCAAGGTCGAAGGCGGAAGGCCCGCGGAAGGTGCCATCGCCGCGGCCACGGCACAGTGTGAGCGCCGAGGACCCCCGGCTGGTTACGAGCAAATCGGGCACGCCATCGCCCGTGGCATCGGTGACCAAGACTGCTTCGGGATTGGGTCCGACCAGATAAGAGAACCGGCGTTCGAACTTTCCCGATCCGGTGTTGAGGAGGACATGCACGACTCCGCGGCGGCTATCGGCAGCAAAGAGATCGATTGCACCGTCTGCGTTCACGTCGACAGCGGCAGCCGTAACAATGTCATCGCTGCGCAGGAGACGAACCGGACCGCTAAACACTCCGCGGCCGTCGCCGCGAACCCAGACAAG
The Candidatus Binatia bacterium DNA segment above includes these coding regions:
- a CDS encoding metallophosphoesterase, whose product is MRFEISSPLWARAEAWFFHHFFLFLLFWVSVAQAGVVWWIARQWTPLSGLHFFAVATLLGGFNFWLVRRRRNTQRQLMDRLPQLYHAAAFTCLFVAGFLVLNHLIWQGGNFLHAMLTSEARGMGTTKRPLRAGPLDERATGWLGLMGIVGLFGYGYTLGQRRLQVARISVPCARWPATTPPLRLVQLSDIHVGTNMRVDELQGFVARVNALEPDLICITGDIADNARSDLDKYFPVLASLRARYGVVAILGNHDHYAGAERVATALRRHTDFTVLRDEVFPLHLAGGRLHVIGLDDRGLDWARGVPHVPQLETLCRALPEEDPKLLLCHRPDVFPQAAALGIDLVLSGHTHGGQIALPWFSGRRMSLAQLITRFDRGLFRRGDSLLYVNCGLGVTGQRIRLWTPREITMIELRAAATRESFSS
- a CDS encoding enoyl-CoA hydratase-related protein, which translates into the protein MTYEQILLSIEDAVATITLNRPERLNAYTPQMRRELTHAFATLDADDRVRAIVVTGAGRAFCAGADVGSGERAFDRSDDPDYLTNLAAERAAAVRPWEMTKPIIAAINGTAVGAGITITLQWDIRLAAETARIGFIFVRRGLCPEALSTWLLPRLVGLSRASELLLSGRMLSAAEALEYGIVSRVLPDHELLPAAQALARDIAQNTAPVAVAVTKRLLWQQLTETDWQRAEQREQQTFTWCGAQPDAREGVKAFLEKRPPRWSMRPSTDMPPFLPARER
- a CDS encoding SRPBCC family protein translates to MSVKGEQEFSTTIDAPVDVCFEVITSFERYPQWFSGINSATVVERYDNGLGKIVEFGMDMMFKRIRYVLEYTYKPPTRLDWHSVDGDIESIVGHYDLDPISKAKTQATCRQAISVGFWVPGSLKRMLEQTALRQSVLEFKAAAEAVFAAKPSRKTKRA
- a CDS encoding VCBS repeat-containing protein encodes the protein MRPGLWLAPTLLAVAFAAPALEFAAREDVPLGVASRGLVAVRLNEDTLTDYVVATDAGLALLLGAREAKFSSPTLSRTTSAPASLTAGDFDGDGWTDVAFANRTEPIVRIRYGSGDGSLGEAAELSSNSRILFLHAVDLDRDGKSDLLVGDRNGISVYRSQRRGQFAFPQVVDTEGVEGRWFTTADLDRDGHLELLVLESGGEAVGVFETDGQGSFRPRQASFVGNDPRAAAVADIDGDAKLDLVVVDASGLVWVRGDGRGVFSGPVRLLRSDDIVTAAAVDVNADGAIDLFAADSRRGVVHVLLNTGSGKFERRFSYLVGPNPEAVLVTDATGDGVPDLLVTSRGSSALTLCRGRGDGTFRGPSAFDLGPDPFAAMAYDANGDGHLDLAIAHRDAALVTLSLGDGHGSFRLQTSMPVGTDPRSLALGDFNSDGAADLVVANFGSDDVAVLAGTARGELVAPLFLATGLGPAALAVADFDGDGHDDIAVANTLSNSVSLLFSDGTGRFPRTTNYAVLPKPDFLLAGDLGGTGTLDLVVGNSRSERVSILRGNGKGLKDPVEDTFSNRVRPVISADFDGNGTPDVVRVEEHEDKVAILRGSKESGLSLPEKFPTGRQPTAAVPGDFDEDGKVDLIILHRRTRTVAFLRNLTAKVSSAVALPAATPTAPEANDPWVRALGSW